The Enterococcus rotai genome includes a window with the following:
- a CDS encoding GNAT family N-acetyltransferase, which yields MSVVKYKSQETDFYEQTLQLRNKVLRLPLGKNIFVEDLTIEKENDFYGWEKEHQIIATLSTYLKEDRTIQLTAFAVEPIYQNQGYGKKLVEFLLEDLSKKGYERVDVSARSSAKGFYEKCGFKAIGEPVVNETLGIKDYLMTRTINASF from the coding sequence TTGAGTGTAGTAAAGTATAAAAGTCAAGAGACAGATTTTTATGAACAAACCCTTCAACTTAGAAATAAAGTTTTACGGCTACCTTTAGGTAAAAATATTTTTGTGGAAGATCTGACAATTGAAAAAGAGAATGATTTTTACGGCTGGGAGAAAGAACATCAGATTATTGCGACACTGAGTACTTATCTAAAAGAGGACAGAACGATTCAGCTAACAGCTTTTGCAGTTGAACCGATCTATCAAAATCAAGGCTACGGGAAAAAGTTGGTTGAATTTCTTCTAGAAGACCTGAGCAAAAAAGGATATGAAAGAGTAGATGTTTCAGCTCGTTCAAGTGCAAAGGGATTTTATGAAAAGTGTGGCTTTAAGGCGATTGGGGAGCCTGTAGTGAATGAAACTTTAGGCATAAAAGACTATTTAATGACAAGGACAATTAATGCCTCCTTTTAA
- a CDS encoding GNAT family N-acetyltransferase: protein MAVKIERVATTHPDLLYLIQELNHFFNEEWGTEVAQGYQNHHNLAEMVCAVVAYDDQVAVGCGCWKLLDEQTPEIKRMYVQQTSRGNGAASEIIQALEADILEKGYQQAVLETGKDMTGAIRFYERHGYHIIPNYGEFIGDALCICMKKTIKTAK from the coding sequence ATGGCAGTCAAAATAGAACGGGTAGCAACAACTCATCCAGATTTATTGTATTTAATCCAAGAATTAAATCATTTTTTTAATGAAGAATGGGGGACAGAGGTAGCGCAAGGATATCAAAATCATCACAATTTAGCTGAAATGGTATGTGCAGTTGTGGCTTATGATGATCAAGTTGCAGTTGGCTGCGGTTGTTGGAAACTGTTGGATGAACAGACACCAGAAATTAAACGAATGTATGTACAACAAACGAGCCGCGGTAACGGGGCAGCTAGTGAAATCATCCAAGCATTAGAGGCAGATATACTAGAAAAAGGCTATCAGCAAGCTGTTTTAGAAACGGGAAAAGATATGACAGGTGCTATTCGATTCTACGAACGACACGGCTATCACATCATTCCAAATTATGGTGAGTTTATTGGTGATGCGTTATGTATTTGTATGAAGAAAACAATAAAAACAGCTAAGTAA
- a CDS encoding NADH-dependent flavin oxidoreductase, with amino-acid sequence MNNIDTGLTFKRGLHLKNRLVVAPMTTKMSFFDGVVTNDEIDYYALRTGEVGAFITAAANVHEGGKGWDGELGVYDDRFIPGLAKLAAAIKKNHTRAILQIFHAGRMTDSEVLHGVQPVAPSAIAAERPGAQTPRELTEAEIIEILESFKQATERAIKAGFDGVEIHGANTYLIQQFFSPHSNRRTDEWGGSLEKRVKFINDLVDGVTAVVDQSGVKNFVVGYRFSPEEYENPGIRLSDTLFLVDQLSNKPLDYLHLSMSNYRNHSVSDEFKGKPIIEYIKETINDRLPLIGVGDIRTGADAKEVLATADLAAVGRAILIDPHWAQKVLDEQDHLIRTELSHYDRDELRISNGVWGFLEGMMPERLK; translated from the coding sequence ATGAATAACATAGATACAGGTTTAACGTTTAAAAGAGGACTGCACTTAAAAAATAGATTAGTTGTTGCACCCATGACGACAAAAATGTCATTTTTTGATGGTGTTGTAACAAATGATGAAATTGACTACTATGCCTTACGAACTGGTGAAGTAGGGGCTTTTATCACCGCTGCCGCAAATGTTCATGAAGGTGGTAAAGGCTGGGATGGTGAGTTAGGTGTTTATGACGATCGGTTTATTCCCGGCCTTGCTAAATTAGCTGCTGCCATTAAAAAAAATCACACAAGAGCGATTCTACAGATTTTTCACGCTGGTCGTATGACGGATTCTGAAGTGTTACATGGAGTTCAACCTGTCGCACCAAGTGCTATTGCGGCTGAACGTCCAGGTGCACAAACGCCAAGAGAGTTAACGGAAGCAGAGATAATCGAAATCTTAGAAAGCTTCAAACAAGCAACGGAACGTGCCATCAAAGCAGGTTTTGATGGTGTAGAAATTCATGGTGCTAATACCTATTTGATCCAACAATTCTTTTCTCCTCATTCTAATAGACGGACAGATGAATGGGGCGGATCGTTAGAGAAAAGAGTTAAATTTATCAATGACTTGGTTGATGGTGTTACAGCAGTTGTTGATCAATCAGGCGTCAAGAACTTTGTTGTAGGTTATCGTTTTTCACCAGAGGAATATGAAAATCCAGGGATTCGTTTAAGCGATACGTTATTTTTAGTAGATCAATTGTCTAATAAACCGTTAGATTATTTACATTTGTCAATGAGTAATTATAGAAATCATTCTGTTAGTGACGAGTTTAAAGGAAAACCGATTATCGAGTATATCAAAGAAACGATCAATGATCGACTTCCCCTGATTGGTGTAGGGGATATCAGAACAGGTGCTGATGCAAAAGAAGTATTGGCAACAGCTGATTTAGCGGCTGTTGGTCGTGCAATATTGATCGATCCACATTGGGCACAAAAAGTGCTAGATGAACAAGATCATTTAATAAGAACAGAACTTTCTCATTATGATCGAGATGAATTACGAATCAGTAATGGCGTTTGGGGATTTTTAGAAGGAATGATGCCTGAGCGTCTGAAATAA